From the genome of Falco cherrug isolate bFalChe1 chromosome 15, bFalChe1.pri, whole genome shotgun sequence:
TTCCTTGGATTCTGCCTGCCTGGCTTCTTGAGGTCCCATCTCTGACTCAGaatcagagctgctgctgaaatccaCCTTGTCggaggcagcagaggaaggagcaaTGATGGAGGGCAAAATGATACCGTCTCCATCTTCAGATACTACAATAGAACAAGCACCTTATAAACAAACAGGTTTCCTCCCTGTCCCCTAGTACAATCCCATAATGCCACATCTACTGTTTATACCAAGTTATGCAAAAACTAAGCCTCTGCAGGTGTTACGAGTACCATACTGGTTTAACCTTTCATTTTATCCTAAGCGTTCCAGGTGAATTTCCCAGCCACAACTGAGAGGATGAGATAAAAAAGTAGTTTCATTGTCAATATCAGTATTTTAACAATCACTGGAAATATTTCACCCTGTGTTTCAGACAGTCCTGTAACACTGTGTATCAGAACAAAGACCCACCTTTAGATGCAGTCTGCAGAGCGAATTGCGACGACGTGTGGTGCTTGCCGCAGAACAAACTGCtaaacagcagtgtttgcttCCTTCAGACATTCATATTGCTAGAAAGAAAGTCCTCACTCACCAGTGGATGCTGCAtccttttcatcttctttctttccaggtACTGGAGGCGGTGGTGGCGGCGGCATCAGCTTGGAATCAATATCTTCACAATCAGCATCGTAATCATCCTCATCATCATCTAACCAGTCAGGAGACAAGACTGCATATTAAGCAGGCAATAAAAGGGAACCAGGCACCCTTCCCATTTATACTGCCTCATACCTGTCCCAACCTGATGAGAAGACCATTCTCATTTTGTAACTAGATGCAAAACTTACAAATTTGGCTTCCTGCACAAACTTATTTGCAAGATTGAAATTTAAGAAAgagtgggaaggaaagaaaaaggcaaactgaCAGAAAGATGACTGAAGCacttaaaatatactttttttttctttcctgctacCTCCTCCCTTATTCACACTTTGCAGAGCAAATAAAGCTGCTAAAGCAGCAACGAAAATGTGGTTACAAAGACCAAATTACCATTACATCCCACTAAACACAATATATCAACAGAAAGGTTAAGCATAAGCCAGCTTTAAGGAATACGCAAAGATTTAGCATTTACACTAGCAgccactgaaaaggaaaagctacgtgtttttgaaaatctgttctAGGCCAGACAGAGATCCCTAGGACCAACAAAAGAACCAAAGTACCTTCTCAGGTCATTTCAGAACAAGATTTCAAAggtaaaacagaagagagataTTAAGATTGAAATGACTCTCTAAGGGATCAGGACCTTATGTCTATCTTTGAGTATCTCTGAGAAGCACCTGGCCTCCTGCATAACCCTCTTCCTAAGAACAGCTTAAAAAACATGAGCAGGTATTGAATATTCTCTGCAGGGGATCCCAGAGCAAAAGGAGGATCCTGGTTTCTCTTCTGCGTAGTTTACTGAAGAACTaactctttaaaaaagtaagatACCAGGCAGTGGCTGCATCCCATGAACACCGTTTCACAAAACCTTACATTGTGTTCTTGAAGCAAGGAGTGAAAAGGCATGACGTTAGCTGTGTAAAGGCACTGTCAGGGCCCACTGCCCCAAAATACCTCCTACAGCTAGAGCTGAAACGTGAATCCCATTTACCTGGTCTTCGaaccagctgcaggctgcccatTGCCTGCTTATACCTACGGCTCTCGTCTTCTGCCACTTCATTAATATCCGAATAATCAACAGCATCCTCTGTGCTCTTAACCCAGcctaggaagaaaacaaatccagtCACACAAAACTTTATCCTAATATATATATTGCTAACTTCAGACTTCACCGTGtacatatgatttttttcctatgcttCCTTTTCTTAGAGGAACAAAACCATCTGATTAACATGATGATAACCATCAGAGTATTCTTCCCCTTGTTCCACCCAAAAGCTTCAAGAGCTCTGAATTTACCCTAAAGACTGGTAACCAAGGAGAaacaagttaaataaaaatatattaaaaaaagaaagagaagaagtgCAAAAGTCACCAGGAGAGAACGTGGGATTCACTCTGGCAAGAAGCAGAAGGCAAGGCATTTGCCAGAGGCCCTCTGACCAGACACCACCACAACATTCCTTGCGGCCCCAGATGACCCGGGTGTGTTTCTTCCTCCCTAGCAGAGCTCTGACCCCGCAGCCCCTGTTATGTGTAACCGCGGGCACCCCAGTGCCAAACCTTCCTCATCCAAGTGGGCTCCATCAGCCTCTGGGCTGTCGTCCTCGCTGGCTGTGATCTCAGTGATCAGGTTgcccagtcccagcacacccagcCCGGCCAGATGCTTCTTGGATTCCTGCAGAGACCATAGCAACGTCCCAGCCGGGAGGCTCCGCCGGGAGGCCGGGCCGAGCCCTCAGCCgcctgcccggccccggcccgcggTGGCACAGCCCTACCTTGTCGAGGACGctgtccccctccagctgccccgCCTCATTGATGTTGCCGAAGAGGAACCCGGCCAGCGAGAAGGGCTCGGCGCGGCCGCCATCCGCCTCCTCCTCGCTCTCCGAGTCTGACATCGCGCCAGCGCCACCCGGAAGCGGAAGCGCGACCCCGGCGCTCCCCGCGGGAAACCCCGCCCCGCCTGCCGCGCCCGCAGCGCCCcccggcggcccggcccgccccaaGGAAGCGCGGAGGCTCCGGCCTTCACCGAAAAATCGTTTATTGCGTTTAAGAAACGGGGTCTGGCTTTCCACAGGAAAGAACTACGTTTAGAACAGGTGCGTTACAAACAGCAGGGTGAGTTAATACGACAGCCAGAGAGATGAGGAAAGGTTTATTACAACTTAattctgcataatttaaaaaaaaataataatcatccTTTAAAACTGTTAGCTGTAATACAAATACTTTTACAGTATAAAATCAAGTTGCCAGTGTATGTATCAGTACCACACTTCAGAGTCTTGGGCTCCCACTGCTGATGGGCCCCGCAGCCCACCCAGGGGGTTGGGACCCCCATGAGCCCTGGCCGCCTCCCCGGGGGCAGCCCAAGCAGCACCAAGGTTCCCACAAAGCCAGGTTTAGCACAGGGGGACAAAGCACAGTGAGGCTCTTCTAGttttaatttcacagaaataattgcAGCTGTAAACTGGAGAAAGCACTTAGACATTTAAGCGTGCCTCGTAACATCCTTTGGACATAGAATTCCTAAACTGCTCAGCTCCCCTGTGGATGGCTTCagctatatttaaaaacataagtatttcagaaacaattCAAACCGAAAGATTAAAATCGCTCTCTGCATAGAGTCTcttttgcaaattaaaacatACACATTGGGTTTCTATCCAGTAATAAACCGAGGAATCTTGAACAGTTCGGGAAACCTGCACAGCTTAACCCCTTTTCTGATCTcctgaaaacagacaaaatccagctgcagggctggatgAAGTCTGTATTTACCTACCCACAGGCaaaaagcaggaggaacagAATGGATTGTAGACTGAAGCACTGGACTACTTACAATAAAATGCACCAAGaaatgggggaggggggtggttgAACCACAGACTGAGAATGCCCACCTAATGGAAAAGCTCATTCAATCTGTGCGCTCCTGAAGCTCGTTCTCATGaaaagcagaggctggaggaaaccagctgtcagccagcaggACTTTTGCTCCTggcagaaagcaacagaaatataAGGCATCTAAATGGCTATTGATGAGGTACTCCAAAGTCAGTAAAAGGTTTTTGACAGTTCAAAGTTCACTTTCTGCTCATTTTCATCATTACTGCGTTATTCTCCTCAGTACTATTGTGCAACCCATTTATTAGGTAATCTACATGGGGATAAAGTGTTCTACCATGATGTAATCAATAATGTAATCAATTCAAACAAATTAAGTAGTTGACTTTTATCTGACCATACTCTCTTCCAGTTAACACCAGGATGGCTGCTCTGTGAGCCTCCAGAAACAGGGTCAGGGCTGTGCAATAATACTTGCTCAAAGGTTTTCTTCACAAAATTATTGTAATCCAGTTAGGAATAACCACAAAAGATGCACAACAAAGATCTGAATatgtaaaaaagtaaaaactttaaaacagtAGTAGCTTCGGTACAAAATCGCAAatatatgtagaaaaaaaaaaagaggtgccTGTTGTTGAAATTAAGTCTATTAAGAGCAGTTCAAAGATATCACAAATCTTTTAAAGTACATCTGTGAATGAAGCAAAGGTTATGGGCTTGCACCAGGGTAACTAGACAGTTGATTTAGGCCTGaccagcattaaaaaaaaacatgcactggcttaaataaatacattttaaacatgaTAAAGTCTATGTACTCAGTTACTGAAATTTACCTATAGAAAATAATCTTGAATTACAAGGCACAGAGTTAATTGCTGCCTGCGAGTCAAGCCCACACTAAAGGCCTACTACTAAAGTAAAGGCAGAACGTGGTGAGTAGAGGTTACCTCACTGAAATACTCCTATGCCCTCACAGCATGCAGGGCACTGCAATAGGAGCCACATCTGGAACAGCACTTCTTCTATGAGTGCAAAAGATGCAAAGACACTCCAGGCAATGGCACTTggtgaagaaaaatatgcagaGTCTCTAGGCTTCTGCAAACATCATGCATAACAGGTGTTTTGGTGTTGCCTGCAATCAGGCAATGTTTGGAAGTCAGTGTTGGTTCACTAGCCACACATACTAGTATTTGGATTAACTGCAGTTTAAAATCTGTGGGTTGCAGTTTCAGTAGGAGCATTCCTCAGATATACAAAAGTTGCAGTTAAGTGTCAGCATCAGTTACACCAGCTGAAGAAAGGCACATCCTCTTCAAAGAGGGGAATCAGGGCacaaatacaaatgtttctATCCACTGGGTATTTTTGCCCGTATCAGATAAAGCAAGGTCAAATTAACACAAGATCCCCAATAACCTTGTTGATGTATTTTCTGTTATCTTGCTAAAATgaggctttttttctgcccaGGGTATACACCAGTGCAGTTTTGCATGTGTGGGAATCACAAGAAAGCAAGTTCTGAATTACCAATTGAGGCTGCATCCGGACAAAGACAGCACTGTCAACTTCAGACAACAAAGCCCAGTCCAGCACCATTGGTTTCACACAAAGTATCTTTGAAGCATGCTGCTTTCATACCACCAAGCTGTAAGGGTAAGTCTAAGGAAGGTTTCATGCGCTCACTCCTCAGCTGGTCCCGGAATCACACATAAAGAACAGTGCacatcctgaaaataaaagccagctGCCACTCACTAAAGCTGctaaagaaagtttaaaagtaCATAAACAGACCTTCAGTTAAAAGAGTTTATAATAACTGATCACCTAGTAGGGAAGAAAAACTGTCCAGGTAAACCTATCCAGTGCCTGGCTAACAGTTAAAAACTTAAACTGAAACCATCATTGAGTTGCCAGGACAAAATAAGGGTTTCTGGTTCCTGTAAATAGAAACTCCAAATTTTCTGTCAGTATTCTCCCAGAAAACCAATAAAGGAATTTGCTGTAAAAATCTCAGGTTGTGGCCCCAAAAACATTAGGGACTTAAGCAATGAATTCCTCAAGAACAAATGGGCTGCTATCAAGTCTCTGGGATTCATCAAAGGGATGACACTGAAAATCCCGTTTTGATAAGTGTCATCCCAACTACCTCAGTCAGTCCGAGAAGATGACTGTTAACTTTATTCTCAGGGTGCAAAGCCTCTTTGGAGAGTGAAATAAACTCAGTTCAGATGATTATGGAAGACCTGCATCTAAATTACTCTTCCACCTCTCCAATtcaaaagtatgaaaaaaaatcactcatttGAGTGACTCATCATTATTCTAAGTTCCTTATATCAGAAGAAATCAGCTCCTGCTTCTATTAACAAATGCAGGTGTTCCCTGGGTCCTGCTCATTGCATTAAACATGCCTTATACTAACTCTGCGTATAAACGATCACAGTTCACTATAAGGTGAATCTCAGTAATATCTCAGGTATTTTTGCATGTAAACAAATTGTTTTCAAGCTTTAAACTGACAAATTGAAACAACTGGACAGCCAGACTTCTGTTTGTAAAACCAATTCAATCAGTAAATAAGCgatgggaaaagcagcagctacacTTAAAGCCAAGTTATCAGAATTTGctattttcagcaaaatctaGTAACTGACAGCTACGTAGTAAAGAAGTCTGGCTTCAAAGCAGTCCCTTCTTCTATTTTCCTCCACTAAATAAAGACAGAAGCCAAGTGATACCTGGAGAAGCTGAAGACCAGAACTTTAGAAATAAAGTAGATATTTGACCTCtcagttggggggggggggcgggggggaacccaaactgttctgtttcagtatCCCTGAAGCAGTAAGACTGCAAGAATATTTGTTGCATAAACCATTTCTGCTTAGAGCTGTTAGTGCAAGATGCAAATCTTCAATTTAACTCATTAAAGAACCCTCCAATATTCAACTTCGAACATCCATCACCCAAGGTAACTACAATAAGACACATTTTCTTGCGTTCTTCTTTGTCACAGGATACAGAACCGCACGCACAGCTTCAGCAAACACCTCCCGAACACCCTCCTGATTCAGCGCTGAGCACTCCAAATATTTGACTGCTCCAATTTGTTTAGCCAGCGAAGTCCCCTGCTGCGGGGTAGTGGGAGACAAGCTTTGCTCTTTCAACTTTTTAACTGTTTCCAGGTCATTTCTCAAGTCTCTCTTCGTGCCCACTAAAAGAACAGGAACATTTGGACAGTGGTGAGAAACTTCAGGATGCCATTTGTGCCTTACATTTGCATAGGAAGAGGGGCTGCCGATGGAGAAACAGATGACAAATACATTGGTTTGAGGATACGAGAGCGTGCGCAGGCGGTCATATTCCTCCTGGCCTGCAGTGTCCCAGAGATTCAGGCTAACTGTCCGGCCATCAACAGTCATTTGGGCACTGTAGTTATCGAACACAGTAGGGATGTACTCTTCTGGGAAGGCATTGGTGGTATAGCTGATGAGAAGACAAGTTTTTCCCACAGCACCATCTCCAACAACTACACACTTTATAGTCTGCATTCTTTACCCTGAAACAAAGTCctgcacaaagcaagaaaaaaatgttaggaaAAGCACACTCAATTATAGTCATTTTAAAGATAAGCTTTAGCAAGTGTTTTTAATGTTGCTAACACTTTCTTATCACAGCTAGACACACTCAGTGTCTCAGAAGCCATTATGAAGAGCTCACAGGCTAGAAAGACAATAGTGAAATGGAGATGCAATGACTTGAGAGCTCCGTGACAAGTGACTGCATTCCAACCATGTAAGTACAAATTCCCACAGTCTTGCCTTACTGCCAGTCAGTTTCCCACAGGCAAAGGGACAAGTCCTTAGAGGTACCTGCAAATGGAAAGGGATCATGACCTCAAACCTAGTAACAAGATACTCTGTCATTTGTAGgttcacacacatacacctcTGTACACCTGTACACACACACGCCAAGATTCACACTTCTCGTCTACATAGTCTCCTGCCTAAACAGTTTTAGCGTAAAGAAAGGtcaaaaaattatataataaaCCAAAATACTTGTGCTGGGCTGCACTGCTACTGTTTACTATAATAATTCACTCAATTCAGAATTAATCAGACATCAAGAAACTGCATTAGAGGACACCAGATAAAAGCTCCATAAAGTAGCACATAccagaaaagctgttctttgaAATATAACTAGCCATAGTACCCAGATTAGAATACATAAAGAATTTTTCTAAGAAGCCAAGAACAGATTATTCTCACTAATCAGTGACAGAACAAGCAGAACTTAATAGGCTTCAGCCAAACTAAAGAAAGCTTATACCgagtatttgaaaaatacatgctgTAAAAGATCAGCAAACAGCTTTCCTAGGCAAACTGGGGAATTGTTACAGGAGATATTTGACACTTAAATGTCAGATTTCCTGGTAAAGTGAAGAGTAGGTTTGATAATCAAATGGATATAGCCTAAAACTCAATTCATTCCAAATTTTCATCATATGAACAGCAGGAACTTTGGAAATAGCATGGAATATAAGCAGTCATTTGTTGTATGCTAAAGCTTCCACTGCCAGCCTGAACAAGAAGGAACTTGCATCTGCCTTCTCACCCAAATGCCTTTGAGGTACGATCAGTAATCCTCAACTTGCACCCAGCAGCAAATACGCTGcttcaaagagaagaaacaaacagtGGGAGGAACTATACTGCATATTCCAGAAAGATCACAGCTCCAAAACCATCAAAATAGCAAAAGGAACatataaaaaggagaaatagtGAAGTATTTCACTTCTAAAACTTATGAGACCCCCTTCCTTCAACTTTCTCTTCAAGACCATCCAAACAAATCAACAGCTCATTCCTATTTAAGTCTTAGCTTTGTCCTTTTTGACAGTCTTTATCTATATCCATATCCTGCTGTCTTCCCACTGGGAACACACATGATTCTGCTGTACTAAGTGAAAACAGACTACCTTAAGTTTTGGTACAAAGCCCTAACAGGCAACTCCAGTGATACAGACTGTGGTCACTACAACATGCAGTTCTTAAGGAAGTATCcatgtatgtacacacacactaTTGAAAACCAATCACTGGTGAGAAGCAGTGCAGAAACCTTGTCCAGAAAGACCCAGCAGGACATCGGAGGGGAAAAATTTGGAGGAAAACAAGCTGAAAGAAGATGCAGAAGCAGTTTACCCTTTTCGAAAATGGCAGGAATTAGATTTCTaaaacatgaatcacctgaaaTGAAATCTGGCAAAAACTTTTGAGCTTTGGCAGAAAGGCATAGATGTGAGTTTCAgcatacagcaaaaaaaatcagtcattcCATTTAAAGGCTCCAGTCAAATGTAAAGAGATGTGTATGCAACTGCATATTGTAAAGGTATCAGTAAAATGAAGAACAGCACTGACCATCAAAAGCTGACAGCAGGACTGCATATATTATTCCAGAACAGTTGTACCAAGATTTTCATTTAACAGGGctagggagagaaaaaaaaaaaaaagaagaaaaattttttaaaaaaggtaagtTCTATCAAATTAGAGGCTTAGAAACATTTCAGGCATTTTGCAAACCCCAAAATTGAAACCCCTTGTAAAACAAAACTATGTAAAATGTCACAAATTCAACATTTTTAGCATTGTATTATTAATAAAGGTTGACCACTGTTACTGGCAGCATACAATACAACATAATATTCCAGAACACAAAGGCTCTAATGCTACAAGCAGACAGTGACAGAAAGGCAGGTGTATTTTAATACCATAGCACTGCTGTACCTTAAGATGTAACTGTTAACTCACCATCCTAGTCCctactgctgctgtctgtgtaGGGCAGATCACTACCTGCTTTGAGACACTGCCACAGTCTctccagcagcaaggctgcctTCAGAAGTTTCCAAATCACGTTTCCCCTTCCCACCGAGGTAGCACGCCACCTCCTAAGCTGTGACCACACACTGAAAAAGGGTGACGAGTTGTTTCATCCAGTTTACCAAGAAGTACCACAATCAACTGTGTTGGTACAACCAAGCCAGTGGTAGCATATGGTGGAAATGAATCATGGGGGAGGAACACCACACACTGCAACTGCTGCCAAATCATCACTGGACTGCAGCACAGAGAGATTTTAAAGCTTAATTCCTGCATTTACTGCAAACCACTGAAGTATCGGAAGATGCTGTGCTAGAAACCTTCATGGTAACCAACAATTCCAgggcagaaattattttccaaattaacTACCTATGCAACAGACTGCTATTTTGATCAGTAAGAAGTAGCATCACAGAGATGGCAGAACTAAGTCAGCTGGTTctgcttttttataaaaaaaaattctgcatgtTTATAACATGCAATAAAAACTCAAACTATAGCAACAAAAATGCCACGGAGAACAAGTTATACAAAGCCTTCTATATGCCTAgttcctaaaataaataaaaatggcaaagaCTTGGAAACAGACctctctttaaaacaaaaaccacgAGCTCCCCCAAGAGCTTTTACCTCTATGCATTTCTGTCCAGAGCTTTTCACAGAAAGGCAGGGTATCCCAGAATTTCACCCCTACCTGCACACACCAGGCACTGATATCCAGAGGGTCATCACACCCATATTGCAAGACAATACACGCAGTTTCATATATTGGTAAACTACAAAGCCATATGTATCCCATACCCATCAGCAGTTAAAATAGCTTTAGTCAACATGATTTAAGATTTCTAATGAAACATGTTACCCAAGGGTTGTGTTGTTGGGGCTTTAAGAGGTTATTAGAGCTTTCGATGAAGAGAACAGTAGTAAGGTAACAAAAAAGCCTGGAACATGCATGCTCTTTCACAGCATTAGTATCTTGAATTACCTCACTAAGGCTTGGATTTTAGAAGAGCAACATTTGCAATAGGAAATAACTCCATGCAAACATGCCAGGCCTCAGGCTAAGTATGAACTACACAAATACAACTAGAGCTTGTAGTCTTTTAAGTATGCTTTTTTGCAGGGCTCCTTTAAAATAGGTCGTCTTAGCTGAAAGGAATCATGTGTGGCACATACAAtgccagagaaaaaaataacaccaggATACACATGCTGTagtactgaaaaacaaaatttagacaaattaagcaaaaaaagagtagaaagaAGCTCCTACACCCCTCAAACCTGTACACTGCGAGCAGGTGTAGTTTGGTTAAAGATTTACATTATGGAAGACACAGGTTTTATTAATGTAAGACACAACCAAGCAAACAATATTACCGCCATCAGGCCTTTTCTATTAAATCCACATACCGCTTTGTTCAAAATGTATGAAAtctctattttttcctgtaaacaaTTTGCCTAGCAATAAAACTCTCATAAGATAGCAAGAAGCTGGGGTTGAAATCTGCatggaaaaatctttctgtttctcaagCACCCTTGAACTTGGCGATGCATGGTATttgaatataaatatatgctggggaaaaaaaaaaacatactctgaaaacaaaattaccaACAAACATTATTAAGAGCAGGAAAATTGGTTTAGGGtttgtctgggatttttttgtttgggtttggtttggtttttttggtttttttcctgaacttcaaaacaatttttggGGAAAACCTTAGAGAGAAAAACTCGACGTACAACAGGCAACAAGAACTgaataagagaaaaatacaaattaacatGTCAACACATTAAAAACAAGACTTAGAatttagaaacagaaagctGGGCATAAGCTTCAAAGCCAAGTTTAAATGTTACTCAGCGAGAAAAAGGAGTGAATGGAAAGTCTACAGTAGTAAGAGGTAATTTGGGTTGCTTagagaaaggacttctgttacAGTTAAGATCATCAGAACATGAAGAGTTCTATCAGTCACAGCAGAATGggaataattttcaaagaataaaaaaccaaaaaacaaatccaaTCACCCCATAAAGAAGTGTTGagcaaaaatatgtaattagAGTTATTTCTATCTTGTCCATCACTGCCTGCGAGAAACTGGCATTCCTGTTTGAGTTAGTTTCCTTCTCAAAAGATACTACAAAGTCTGCATTCACTGCCTGCACACCTGGCACTTCCTTTGGAATGTGCAAGATTTCCAATTGACATGTTGAGACATCATCAGGAGAGCTGCTCCTGTTCTGACCTAATTACGTATTTTCTGGTATTATTAACATGGACAGCTCGCTCTCCTGTTACCCAGCCAGAAATCTGCTGGGGAAATTCACTATTTGGATTCCACTTCCCCCCCTCACAAAGCTATCATAACTTCATGTTgcatcaatatttttttgtagGAGAGAAAAAACTTCTAGATCCTTTCTTTAACCCTTCTGAAGGAAAGTTCCCTGTCTActgagagaagggagaaaacagtgacagaaaacagagaggaaacatGAACCTGAATTCTTCTAGGGCTTTCTAGATTTATGCTTTTAATACTTCCTGCGCTTCGAAAAATTCTTGGCAGAGGAATTACTTCATAGCAGGGTATGTCTCTGCCCTTGCTACGTTAACACCAGATGCCCCTTTGTTAGGTGGATTTTAGTTTTGATATTGCTCTTTGATAACCCCATTTTCACAGTTTGTCAGGTCTTCCATATCTGTCTTTCCAGATTGGATATGGCCCTGTTTTGGCCAAAAACTAGCAGAAAACACACAAGGAGTTCAGCCAAAATCATCTGTACTGAGCTGTGTTGTTTTGTTCAGCCACCACCTTTGATCAATGTCTTGCAGGCTCAGAAGTTTGATACTGCTTTATCAGGAGCAAGCAGAAGTTAAGATATCTAAATGACTTAATTGCTCATCTTTCAGTCACAAAAACTAGATCAGAGATGATTCACTCTGTCCACCTGATACGTGAAGTCAGGCAGAAACTTTCAATAATGAATTGGGTGGGTGGGGCAGTTCTAAGTATATCCTACCATCCTCACCCATGCAAAGGAGTTAAAAATTTTTTCATGTGTGCAGCTTAGCCACCAGACCTGACAAGTAAAAGGGCTCCCTGCAATTTAATCAAGACCGTGTTACCATTCCACAACAGCTCAACTTACTCACCATTGTTTTTAGGCAAGCGCCAAATGAATAGACAACTGCCAGACTTTTAGAATGCATGCcaagaaagagtaaaaaaagttaaataggAGACCTCATCCCTAATACCATTCAGCAATGGAATGACCTACTTGGACTTCTCAGTGCCTTTCAAAGTTTTCACACCACTTTCTGTCCTGCCATACACCTGcaagagaagcaaaacacagTGGCACCCGGGGGGG
Proteins encoded in this window:
- the LOC102048197 gene encoding rho-related GTP-binding protein RhoG-like, encoding MQTIKCVVVGDGAVGKTCLLISYTTNAFPEEYIPTVFDNYSAQMTVDGRTVSLNLWDTAGQEEYDRLRTLSYPQTNVFVICFSIGSPSSYANVRHKWHPEVSHHCPNVPVLLVGTKRDLRNDLETVKKLKEQSLSPTTPQQGTSLAKQIGAVKYLECSALNQEGVREVFAEAVRAVLYPVTKKNARKCVLL